A single Dermacentor albipictus isolate Rhodes 1998 colony chromosome 3, USDA_Dalb.pri_finalv2, whole genome shotgun sequence DNA region contains:
- the LOC135908171 gene encoding uncharacterized protein isoform X2 has product MGWSQLSLGRKAGYLFAAISLVLVFIAFTTPYWLASDPRVYSAQLLQLGLWETCFRSFADPRDLNMEKYYVGCRWIFAYEYNTLRDFIETPFFVAVQVFFTIGFTLLLLASVLLLAMHICLPSARTLQLLKVVIALLLASAVCNTIAVITFGARGDGRDWMPDPDHNFLSWSFALGVIGAFCTYVAAVLFAVDSRRMARKLDEQEHQQQAFGMNPTHTMGVPPQTRA; this is encoded by the exons ATGGGCTGGTCGCAGCTATCTCTGGGCCGCAAGGCGGGCTACCTATTCGCCGCCATCAGCCTAGTGCTCGTCTTCATCGCCTTCACGACGCCTTACTGGCTCGCCTCGGACCCGCGCGTGTACAGCGCGCAGCTCCTGCAGCTCGGCCTCTGGGAGACGTGCTTCCGCAGCTTCGCCGACCCCAGGGACCTGAACATGGAGAAATACTATGTCGGCTGCCGCTGGATTTTCGCGTATGAGTACAACACGCTGCGGGACTTCATCGAGACCC CATTCTTTGTGGCAGTTCAAGTGTTCTTCACCATCGGCTTCACGCTGCTGCTGCTCGCCTCCGTCCTGCTGCTGGCCATGCACATTTGCCTGCCTTCAGCGAGAACGCTGCAGTTGCTCAAGGTCGTCATTGCCTTGCTTCTGGCATCAG CGGTGTGCAACACGATAGCAGTCATAACATTTGGCGCCCGTGGTGATGGCCGGGACTGGATGCCAGACCCGGACCACAACTTCCTGTCGTGGTCTTTTGCCCTGGGTGTAATTGGGGCTTTCTGCACCTACGTTGCCGCAGTGCTGTTTGCAGTGGACAGTCGGCGCATGGCACGCAAATTGGACGAACAGGAGCACCAGCAACAAGCCTTTGGCATGAATCCAACACACACCATGGGTGTGCCACCCCAAACCCGTGCCTGA